In Streptomyces sp. 840.1, the DNA window TCCGCAACGACGGACGGCTCCTCCCGCTCGACCCGGCCGGGTTGCGCTCGGTCGCGGTGATCGGCACGCACGCCACGCAGGTACGGATCCAGGGCGGCGGCAGCGCGGAGGTCTTCCCCGACTCGGTGGTGACTCCGCTCGCCGGAATCCAGGAGGCGCTGGGCGGGGACGCGAGGGTGACCTACCGGCCGGGACTGCCGCCGTCGCCACTGCCCCGCCCCCTCACCCGGGACTGGTCGCGCGATCCCCGGTCCGGGGAACCCGGCGTACTCGTACGGCTGCTGGACGCGGACGGGGCCGAACTGCACGCCGAGCACCGGCTGTCCGGCCGGATCGTTGAGCCCTCCGTCACGGCCGGGGGCGCCTCGGCCGTGGAGATCCGGGCCCTGGTCCGGCCGCCCGTGGGCGGGGTGTGGACCTGGGCGGTGGGCGGCTGGGGCGCCATCACCCTGTCCGTCGGCGGCCGGGAGGTGCTGGCCGGGACCTTCCCGCTGGACAGCGACGATCCGACCCGCGTCCATGTCGCGCCGCCCGAGCACCGCGCGCGGGCCGAACTCGCGGCGGGCGAGGAGGTGGAGGTCGTGGCGCGGCGCTCGCTCGCGCCGCACTCCGGAGTCGCGACGATCCTCTCCGCCGCCCCGCCCGCCGGGGACGCGTCCGCCGCACTGGCCGACGCCGTGGCCGCCGCGCGGGCGGCGGAGGTCGCCGTGGCGGTCGTGGGCACCACCGAGCAGAGCGAGTCGGAGGGGCACGACCGCGAGAGCCTCGCCCTGCCGGAGGGGCAGGACGCGCTCGTCCGGGCCGTGGTGCGGGCCAACCCCCGCACGGTGGTCGTGGTCAACTCGGGCGGCCCGGTCGCCCTTCCCTGGCACACCCGGGTGCCCGCGCTGCTGCTCACCTGGTTCCCCGGGCAGGAGGCCGGAAGCGGGCTGGCGGACGTGCTGTTCGGCCTGGCCGAGCCGGGCGGCCGGCTGCCGACCACCTGGGGCGCCACCCAGGACGACGTACCGGTGCTCGACACGCTGCCCGGCCCCGACGGGCAACTGCGCTACGAGGAGGGCCTGCACCTCGGCTACCGCGCCTGGCTGCGCTCCGGCTCCGCGCCCGCCTACTGGTTCGGCCACGGACTGGGCTACACCGACTGGGAGTACGAGGAGCTGGCGGCCCCGGCCGGGGTTCGGGCCGGGGAACCCTTCGACGTGCGGGTGCGGGTGCGCAACTCGGGCCGGCGGACCGGCCGTGAGACGGTGCAGGTCTATCTCGCCAGGACCGGGTCCGCGGTCGAGAGGCCGGTGCGCCGACTGATCGGATACGCGGCCGTCCGGGCGCGGCCCGGCGAGAGCGTGGTGGCGGTGGTGCGGGTGTCCGGGCGGGCCCTGGCGCACTGGTCGGCCGAGCGGCACGGGTGGGAGACGGAGTCCGGCGAGTTCACGCTGCTGGCCGGCCGCTCGGCGGGCGGACTGCCGCTCGCGGCGACGCTGACGGCGGCCGGCGTACCGCTCTCGCCCGGCTCCGGCGTTCCCGAGGCAGCGGACCGCGATGGAGAGCGCTCTCCGTCGGTGCTATAAATGCGCTCATGACGGATGATCTGCGCTCGGCCGGCACACCCACCCTGGAGGACGTGGCGAGGGCGGCCGGGGTCTCCCGCGCCACCGTCTCCCGGGTGATCAACGGAGTACGCAATGTCGATCCGGTGATCCAGGAGGCCGTGCGCCGGGCGGTCGCCAGTACCGGATACGCGCCGAACCGCGCGGCACGCTCGCTGGTGACCCGGCGCACCGACGCCATCGCGCTGGTGGTCTCGGGCGCCGGGGTGGAGAGCGAACCGGCCGACGGGGCGCGCCCGTCCGGAGCCGGGGGCGCGGAGGCCGGCGAGCCCGACAGCGGCTCCGCCTTCACGGCGCAGGTCTTCGCGGACCCGTTCTTCGGCCGGGTGGTGACCGGGGTGGTGAACTATCTGCGGCCGCGCGGCATGCACCCGGTGCTGATGTTCGCCGAGACCTCACGGGCCCGGGAGGACGTGGTCTCCTTCCTCCGCCAGGGCAGCGCCGACGGCGCCCTGGTCGTGTCGACGCACGCGGAGGACCCGCTGCCGGCGCTGCTGACGGACGCGGGGCTGCCCGCGGTGCTGTACGCCCGGCCGGCCCGCCCGGTCCGGATCAGCTATGTCGACCTGGCCCACCAGGACGGCGCGCGGCTGGCGGCCGAGCATCTGCTGTCGCGGGGCTGCCGCCGCATCGCGACCATCACCGGGCCGCTGGACGTGCCCGCCGGGCAGGAGCGGCTGGCAGGCTTCCGCGACACGATGGCGGGGCTCGGACACCCGTACATCGCGATCGCCGAGGGGCAGTTCACCCAGGAGAGCGGCGAGGCGGCGATGGAGCGGCTGCTGGTCGAGCATCCCGACGTGGACGCGGTGTTCGCGGCCAACGACTTGATGGCGGTGGGCGCCTGCCATGTCCTGCGGGAACACGGGAAACGGGTACCGGAGGACGTCGCGGTGATCGGGTTCGACGACAGCAGCGCGGCGTCGGCCTGCCGTCCCCCGCTGACCACGATCCGCCAGCCGGTCGAGGCGATGGCCGCCGAGATGGCCCGGCTGCTGATCGAACGGCTGGCGAAGCCGGACGGCGCGACGACCTCCGTGATCTTCGAACCGGCACTGGTGGTGCGGGGCTCGGCGTAAGCCCGCGCGCGGACCCCCGCGACTTCGAGCCGGCGCGAGGACCTTGTGACGTCCACGCGCCCCTCGGGGTTGCGCGGCCGTCTCAGCCGCGGAAAGGATCGGGCGGTCGCCGCCCGGGGCCCTGCGGTCGCCGTGCCACCTGATCGGGGTTCGCGGTGAGCCCGACCGACCGGATACTCCCTCTCGCGGGCGTCGCCCCCGGGGCGCTCATGTCGTACGTGGTGAGCAGCCTGAACGAGCGGACGAGGTGGCGCAGGCAGCAAGCCGTGCGGTGAGACGAGCGCCACCTGACGGCCTGCGCGGAGTACGCCCACACCGTCAAGGAGCTGGCGGCCGGCTACCGGACGCCGGCCGTCGCCCGCGGCCTGACGTCGGGGCCGGTGGCGGGGCCGGCGCCCGAGGCACTGCCGGAACGAACTCGGCGCGCTGGAGTCCCGCAGGTCGGCGCTGTCCGAGACACTCGCGCTGCTCGGTGGCACCGAGGCGAACACCGCCTCCAAGACGCTGGACCACTGCGTGTGGCGGCTGGAGTGCCTGGCCCGCGGTATCCCCACCGAGGCCGAACAGGACTGGGACCAGGCGTATCTGGAGTTCCGCCAGGCACGGGACCGCTACGTCGCGTACGCGCGGCCGGTCTCGGCGTCCCCGGGGCCGTGGCCCGGGAGGTGGCCTGGCCGGCCGCGTGGCGTCCCACGGGCCGGCCGTCGCCCCCGCAGTGAACGGGGTGCCGGACGGACGGCCGTGCACGCCCGCACCGCCCTGGCGCCGCCCCGCACCGCTCGTCCACCCCGCCGCCTCAGCCCGCCGCGTCCGAAGCCGTCTGCGGGTACTCCCTCTTGCGTACCGCGTCCGCGGCGGTCCGGAACCCCGGCGCCGGGGAGCTGGGCCGGGGCTCGGGGGCCGGGCGGCTGCCGCCCCTGGCGAGGAAGTCGGCCAGCGGGAGCGTCGCGGCGCCGACCGTGACCGCGTCGGGGCCGAGGCGGCCCATCTCGATCGTGGTGCGGGCCGCGGCGTGCCGGAGCGCGTACTCCTGGGCGTAGCGGCGGATGTCCGGCAGCAGGTGCGGTCCGATCAGCAGGCCCGCCCAGCCGCCGAGCAGGATGCGCTCGGGCAGGAAGAGGTTGATCAGGTCCCCGAGGGCCGCGCCCAGGCATTCGGCCGTCTCGTCCAGCAGTGACACCGCCAGTGGGTCCGGCTCACCGCCCTGCCCGGGGTAGGCCGCGGCCAGCAGCGCGGCGAGAGCGGTCTCGTCGTCGGCGTCGGCGGCGAGCGGGCCCCCCGCCTCGTGCCAGCGCTCGCGCATCGCCTCGGCACCCGCGTACGCCTCCAGGCAGCCGATGGAGCCGCACCGGCAGCGGCGTCCGCGCAGCTGAACGGTGGTATGACCCCATTCGAGGGCCATGCTGCTGCGGTCCTCGTCGAGCAGGTCGCCGTGGTTCACACAGGCGCCGACGCCGGAGCCGATGAGCGCGATGGCCGAAGCCCCCGCACCCCGGCCGCCGCCGAACCACATCTCGGCCTGGCCCAGCGTCTTGGCACCGTTGTCGATGAAGAACGGCACCTCCGGCGGGACCCGGACGGCTTCGCGGAGCAGCCGCTCGAAGGGAACGGCACTCCAGTCGATCGTCTGACCGTGGACGACCGAGCCCACATCACCGACGGCGCCGTCCGGAGCGTCCCGCTCGATGATCCCCGGCACGCCGATCCCGATGCCGAGCAGCCGGCGCGGGTCGGCCCCGGCGTCCCGCAGCACATCCGCGACGCCGCTGCGGACGTGGCCGACGATGCGGCTGACGTCGTAACCGTGCTGGGCCAGCAGCCGTTCGGTACGGGCGAGTTCGGTGAGGGAGAGGTCGAAGAGCTCCACCCTTATCCGGGTCTCCCCGATGTCGATGCCGATCAGGAGCCCGCCCGTAGGCGCGACGCGCAGCAGCGTGCGGGGGCGGCCGCCGTCGGAGTCGACGACCCCGGCCTCTTCCAGGAGGCCCTCGGCGTCGAGTTCCGTAACGACGTTGCTGATGGAACCCGAGCTCAGCCCGGTGGCAGGACCGAGCTCCTGGCGGCTCAGCGGGCCGTCGAAATACAACCGTTGCAACACTCTTGCCCGGTTGCCCCGTCGCAGGTCACGCACGGTCCGTCTGTTGCGCTCAGCCATGTGGCTCCTTCCCTTCCCGCAACATACCGTGACCGCGGGACTTGACGCGACCTTCTCTCACCTCTTACATCACGGCATAAATTAAGTCATGAAGATCGTTCGATTCCCGAACACGGCCTTCCCTCCGGAAAGGGGACATCCGGCGCGCGCACGCCGGGGGCGGTTCGCCCGACAGTGGCGGCCGCAGCGATTCACCGAAGACGTTCACCCGCTGAGCGCCCGTCCGGGCCTCCGGCATCGAGGGCGGCAAGATGCCCGCTTTCCGGGCCGGCGACGCCCGGAAAGCGGGCCGGCATCAAGGTCCAGCCGGCGGCCGCACTCTGCGCCGATCCGGTCCGCGGGATCCTCGCCGTCTGCGCGTCCGACCGGAGCCCGCTCCTCCGGTCGGCGCCGGCGTGTCCACGGCGGACCGTTGGAGCGGGGCCGCCCGATCCCCGTCCGGCCCGTGCGGGGCGGCCGTGAAGCGACCATGAAACGGACATGAGTCCGCGTTGGTCACGGATTTCCGTGACCAACGCGGACTTCCTCACCGCACCGACAGCGGGGATGGGACGGTGCGGGCGGCCCTACGGGATCAGCAGCCCTGCTCGGGCGCGGAGCCCCGGTTCGGAGAGCGCTCTCCGAACCCCGAACAGTGTTGCCCCGCCGCTCGGGGGGTGTCAAGGCGAACGAGCGGGCCGCAGGAGTCCGGCGCTGCTTCAAGAGCTCCCGCAGCGACAGGAGAGGAC includes these proteins:
- a CDS encoding LacI family DNA-binding transcriptional regulator; this translates as MTDDLRSAGTPTLEDVARAAGVSRATVSRVINGVRNVDPVIQEAVRRAVASTGYAPNRAARSLVTRRTDAIALVVSGAGVESEPADGARPSGAGGAEAGEPDSGSAFTAQVFADPFFGRVVTGVVNYLRPRGMHPVLMFAETSRAREDVVSFLRQGSADGALVVSTHAEDPLPALLTDAGLPAVLYARPARPVRISYVDLAHQDGARLAAEHLLSRGCRRIATITGPLDVPAGQERLAGFRDTMAGLGHPYIAIAEGQFTQESGEAAMERLLVEHPDVDAVFAANDLMAVGACHVLREHGKRVPEDVAVIGFDDSSAASACRPPLTTIRQPVEAMAAEMARLLIERLAKPDGATTSVIFEPALVVRGSA
- a CDS encoding glycoside hydrolase family 3 C-terminal domain-containing protein; its protein translation is MAVMTDEEIDRLLEKLDATQKVRLLTGGSTWRTHPEPTVGLRALTLSDGPAGVRGETWDERETSLVLPSPTAMAASWDERLLTDLGALLATEARRKGVDVVLAPTLNLHRSPLGGRHFECFSEDPLLTGRTGAALIKGIQSGGVSATAKHFVANDAETDRLTVDVRVDEQTLHEVYLAPFEAAVEAGVWTVMSAYNKVGGVTMSASPLLENPLKSDWGFDGTVVSDWGGVRTLLDTARSAQDLVMPGPDGPWATGLLAALEQGLVPADVVDDKVRRLLRLARRVGALGPPRPARRPAVAPAARRALLRRAVAAGSVLLRNDGRLLPLDPAGLRSVAVIGTHATQVRIQGGGSAEVFPDSVVTPLAGIQEALGGDARVTYRPGLPPSPLPRPLTRDWSRDPRSGEPGVLVRLLDADGAELHAEHRLSGRIVEPSVTAGGASAVEIRALVRPPVGGVWTWAVGGWGAITLSVGGREVLAGTFPLDSDDPTRVHVAPPEHRARAELAAGEEVEVVARRSLAPHSGVATILSAAPPAGDASAALADAVAAARAAEVAVAVVGTTEQSESEGHDRESLALPEGQDALVRAVVRANPRTVVVVNSGGPVALPWHTRVPALLLTWFPGQEAGSGLADVLFGLAEPGGRLPTTWGATQDDVPVLDTLPGPDGQLRYEEGLHLGYRAWLRSGSAPAYWFGHGLGYTDWEYEELAAPAGVRAGEPFDVRVRVRNSGRRTGRETVQVYLARTGSAVERPVRRLIGYAAVRARPGESVVAVVRVSGRALAHWSAERHGWETESGEFTLLAGRSAGGLPLAATLTAAGVPLSPGSGVPEAADRDGERSPSVL
- a CDS encoding ROK family transcriptional regulator, translating into MAERNRRTVRDLRRGNRARVLQRLYFDGPLSRQELGPATGLSSGSISNVVTELDAEGLLEEAGVVDSDGGRPRTLLRVAPTGGLLIGIDIGETRIRVELFDLSLTELARTERLLAQHGYDVSRIVGHVRSGVADVLRDAGADPRRLLGIGIGVPGIIERDAPDGAVGDVGSVVHGQTIDWSAVPFERLLREAVRVPPEVPFFIDNGAKTLGQAEMWFGGGRGAGASAIALIGSGVGACVNHGDLLDEDRSSMALEWGHTTVQLRGRRCRCGSIGCLEAYAGAEAMRERWHEAGGPLAADADDETALAALLAAAYPGQGGEPDPLAVSLLDETAECLGAALGDLINLFLPERILLGGWAGLLIGPHLLPDIRRYAQEYALRHAAARTTIEMGRLGPDAVTVGAATLPLADFLARGGSRPAPEPRPSSPAPGFRTAADAVRKREYPQTASDAAG